The Tubulanus polymorphus chromosome 1, tnTubPoly1.2, whole genome shotgun sequence genome contains a region encoding:
- the LOC141909469 gene encoding protein dispatched homolog 1-like isoform X2 produces the protein MSYSRILAHYPAVVIAAICVLSIACLVVILTAGEMPKFQDPKAGFEPRGTEIGRRIKSWNNLLDSTVTVDTLPSYPYLYQGSKQMNQEEFRQPLATKHHININRHQENRTGKMNWNARKRYFCDEPRKEYARIVYQAIDGGNLFTYENIKTMCAIEKDEILGRREFTNICTRGLKAKCCASWSLGNYVAMLSNKSTCDDITALDVGHTLQRVQKCSAFYFNFTLESDCWSWEDSYLQNILRSKQQRRKKCQKIPLECWQYNAVYEILHYLTDVDFMQKGTESFFPHLSYAITFLPIAVGTATIPLYKEISNSDLQNGNIKVIAIQFDIKYALFDDFLKDDTLWIGVALTIILICIWLYTTSLFITIMTVSVVVLSLKIAYFLYTMVFEIKFFPFMNLLTIVIAIGIGADDVFIYCKIWCLAKSEKNNGTLDKIISDTLKHATLSMFVTTFTTAAAFYVNYISNITAIRCFAIYAGTTVLANFLLMVTWIPASIVIQEKWCSCCYSPNRQNHSCWYTVCHWPYELYDRVADWSRIFFEKLLPCIVIKARYLWLALFGCMGICGIVFILRYPGMKLPTSREFQVFSRDHPFEVYDYDIRDKFWFEKAAGTNVPMMPLTAIWGVKAIDNGNMLDPTSSGTLVLDNTFDISAKESQIWLLKFCRKLRRHKYYKNSPGLELTNCFIEQFKQMFMERPCKDSNGHVYEPCCDKYKFPYPEEVFRECVRQYTPEVSRLPFVYNKMAGPRYSKDSGKIVALIVEFNSQIPFTNSYLTMEEFYQTMNSWTEKEMLSAPPEFKNGWFISELKFYDLQNTIASGTPVAIGVAITVSLVMIFFTTLNLLISLYALLTIVVTISITVGSLVLLGWQLGVLESTTISIAVGLSIDFTLHYGVAYRLSPDLDRETRVVCSIERMGSAIAMAAVTTFLAGALMMPSTILAYRHIGTFIMIVMTSSWFCSTFFFQSLLRVIGPQGSFGQFHWPSSDCCSSNREHVDKTVYALSESTMSTSSTNHATNSSETHELEPLTNIKGSRLDQKNKFPRRFSRELQRRLSSASLGSNRRDSNIQEPPKMTRPIQYVSYNPPVDNPVKEEIPSTSVKPQNDNNDNSDEIWVRRTDIPVNVDVII, from the exons GGTTTCGAACCGCGTGGGACTGAGATCGGACGTCGAATAAAGAGCTGGAATAATCTATTAGACAGTACGGTTACCGTCGACACATTGCCGTCATATCCATATCTGTATCAAGGATCCAAACAGATGAATCAAGAAGAATTCCGTCAACCATTAGCTACTAAACATCACATTAACATAAATCGACATCAAGAAAATCGAACCGGCAAGATGAATTGGAACGCgcgaaaaagatatttctgcgATGAACCGA GGAAGGAGTACGCCCGCATTGTTTACCAAGCAATTGATGGTGGTAATTTGTTCACCTATGAAAACATCAAGACGATGTGTGCAATCGAGAAGGATGAGATACTTGGTCGACGAGAATTCACCAACATTTGTACAAGGGGTCTCAAAGCGAAATGCTGCGCGAGCTGGTCATTAGGAAACTACGTCGCCATGCTGAGTAATAAGTCAACTTGCGATGACATCACCGCACTCGATGTCGGACATACTTTACAGCGCGTACAAAAATGCAGCGCGTTCTATTTCAACTTCACGCTGGAGTCGGACTGTTGGTCGTGGGAGGACAGTTATTTGCAGAACATTTTGCGCTCGAAACAACAACGGCGCAAAAAGTGTCAGAAAATACCGTTAGAGTGTTGGCAGTACAACGCCGTCTACGAAATCCTTCACTATTTGACCGACGTCGATTTTATGCAAAAAGGAACGGAGTCGTTCTTTCCTCATCTTTCCTATGCGATCACATTCCTGCCCATAGCCGTGGGTACTGCTACTATACCCTTGTACAAAGAAATTTCAAACTCCGATCTACAAAACGGTAACATAAAAGTCATAGCCATTCAGTTCGACATAAAATACGCGTTATTCGACGATTTTCTAAAAGACGATACGTTATGGATCGGAGTTGCGTTGACGATCATACTTATTTGTATATGGTTGTATACGACATCTTTATTCATAACGATAATGACAGTCAGCGTTGTCGTATTATCTCTGAAAATCGCTTACTTTTTATACACGATGGTATTTGAGATCAAGTTCTTCCCCTTTATGAATCTCTTAACTATAGTGATAGCTATCGGCATCGGTGCCGATGACGTATTTATATATTGCAAAATATGGTGCCTTGCGAAATCCGAAAAAAACAATGGAACGCTGGATAAGATTATTTCCGATACATTGAAACATGCAACACTGTCAATGTTTGTGACAACGTTTACCACTGCTGCGGCATTTTATGTAAATTACATCAGTAACATAACGGCGATTCGCTGTTTTGCTATTTATGCAGGTACGACAGTTTTAGCGAACTTCCTTTTGATGGTCACGTGGATCCCTGCATCAATAGTGATACAGGAGAAATGGTGTTCGTGTTGTTACAGCCCAAATAGGCAAAACCACAGCTGTTGGTATACCGTATGTCATTGGCCGTATGAACTGTATGATAGGGTTGCGGATTGGTCTCGAATATTCTTTGAGAAATTGCTACCGTGTATCGTGATTAAGGCGCGTTATCTGTGGCTCGCCCTGTTCGGCTGTATGGGTATTTGTGGTATCGTATTCATACTTCGATATCCGGGTATGAAACTTCCTACGAGCAGGGAATTTCAAGTATTTTCCAGAGATCACCCGTTCGAAGTTTACGACTACGACATTCGCGACAAGTTCTGGTTCGAAAAAGCTGCCGGAACAAATGTCCCGATGATGCCATTGACAGCGATCTGGGGAGTAAAAGCCATCGATAATGGGAACATGCTCGATCCGACGAGTAGCGGAACTTTGGTACTCGACAACACATTCGACATCTCGGCGAAAGAGTCTCAAATATGGCTATTGAAATTTTGCAGAAAATTACGACGTCATAAATACTACAAAAATTCCCCGGGTTTAGAATTAACGAATTGTTTCATAGAACAGTTCAAACAGATGTTTATGGAACGCCCGTGTAAAGATAGTAATGGTCACGTATATGAACCGTGTTGTGATAAGTATAAATTTCCATATCCCGAAGAAGTATTCCGAGAATGTGTCCGCCAGTACACTCCAGAAGTAAGCCGATTACCGTTCGTTTATAACAAAATGGCCGGACCTCGATATTCGAAAGACAGCGGAAAAATCGTAGCTCTCATAGTTGAGTTTAACAGTCAAATTCCTTTCACTAATTCGTACTTAACTATGGAGGAATTCTACCAAACAATGAACTCGTGGACTGAGAAAGAAATGTTGTCCGCGCCaccagaatttaaaaatggctGGTTTATAAGCGAACTTAAATTCTATGACCTTCAAAATACAATTGCGAGTGGAACTCCGGTAGCGATTGGAGTCGCAATAACAGTATCACttgtaatgatattttttactaCACTTAATCTGCTCATTAGTCTTTATGCCTTACTGACAATTGTTGTGACAATCTCTATAACGGTGGGATCATTAGTCCTTCTAGGTTGGCAGCTCGGGGTACTCGAATCAACTACAATTTCCATAGCCGTTGGTTTATCCATAGATTTTACTCTACACTATGGTGTAGCATATCGTTTGTCACCGGACTTGGACCGAGAAACCCGTGTCGTGTGTTCCATAGAACGCATGGGTAGCGCGATAGCAATGGCGGCAGTAACTACATTCCTAGCCGGTGCTTTAATGATGCCTTCAACAATTCTAGCCTATAGACATATAGGCACATTTATTATGATTGTGATGACCAGTAGTTGGTTTTGCTCAACATTCTTCTTTCAGTCGTTGTTGCGTGTAATAGGACCGCAGGGATCTTTCGGTCAATTTCACTGGCCGTCGTCTGATTGTTGTTCGTCTAACCGTGAACACGTCGATAAGACTGTATACGCATTGTCTGAGTCGACGATGTCAACATCGAGCACTAATCACGCTACAAACAGTAGCGAAACTCACGAACTGGAACCTCTTACGAACATCAAAGGTTCGCGTCTTGAtcagaaaaacaaatttccgCGTAGATTTAGCCGAGAATTACAGCGCCGACTGAGTAGCGCGTCTTTAGGCTCAAACCGGAGAGATTCAAACATTCAAGAGCCTCCGAAAATGACTCGTCCGATACAATACGTGTCGTATAATCCACCGGTCGATAACCCTGTTAAAGAGGAAATTCCCTCGACATCCGTGAAACCTCAGAACGACAATAATGATAACAGCGATGAAATCTGGGTCAGACGTACTGATATACCAGTCAATGTTGATGTTATCATCTAA
- the LOC141909469 gene encoding protein dispatched homolog 1-like isoform X1, with amino-acid sequence MLLSYSRILAHYPAVVIAAICVLSIACLVVILTAGEMPKFQDPKAGFEPRGTEIGRRIKSWNNLLDSTVTVDTLPSYPYLYQGSKQMNQEEFRQPLATKHHININRHQENRTGKMNWNARKRYFCDEPRKEYARIVYQAIDGGNLFTYENIKTMCAIEKDEILGRREFTNICTRGLKAKCCASWSLGNYVAMLSNKSTCDDITALDVGHTLQRVQKCSAFYFNFTLESDCWSWEDSYLQNILRSKQQRRKKCQKIPLECWQYNAVYEILHYLTDVDFMQKGTESFFPHLSYAITFLPIAVGTATIPLYKEISNSDLQNGNIKVIAIQFDIKYALFDDFLKDDTLWIGVALTIILICIWLYTTSLFITIMTVSVVVLSLKIAYFLYTMVFEIKFFPFMNLLTIVIAIGIGADDVFIYCKIWCLAKSEKNNGTLDKIISDTLKHATLSMFVTTFTTAAAFYVNYISNITAIRCFAIYAGTTVLANFLLMVTWIPASIVIQEKWCSCCYSPNRQNHSCWYTVCHWPYELYDRVADWSRIFFEKLLPCIVIKARYLWLALFGCMGICGIVFILRYPGMKLPTSREFQVFSRDHPFEVYDYDIRDKFWFEKAAGTNVPMMPLTAIWGVKAIDNGNMLDPTSSGTLVLDNTFDISAKESQIWLLKFCRKLRRHKYYKNSPGLELTNCFIEQFKQMFMERPCKDSNGHVYEPCCDKYKFPYPEEVFRECVRQYTPEVSRLPFVYNKMAGPRYSKDSGKIVALIVEFNSQIPFTNSYLTMEEFYQTMNSWTEKEMLSAPPEFKNGWFISELKFYDLQNTIASGTPVAIGVAITVSLVMIFFTTLNLLISLYALLTIVVTISITVGSLVLLGWQLGVLESTTISIAVGLSIDFTLHYGVAYRLSPDLDRETRVVCSIERMGSAIAMAAVTTFLAGALMMPSTILAYRHIGTFIMIVMTSSWFCSTFFFQSLLRVIGPQGSFGQFHWPSSDCCSSNREHVDKTVYALSESTMSTSSTNHATNSSETHELEPLTNIKGSRLDQKNKFPRRFSRELQRRLSSASLGSNRRDSNIQEPPKMTRPIQYVSYNPPVDNPVKEEIPSTSVKPQNDNNDNSDEIWVRRTDIPVNVDVII; translated from the exons GGTTTCGAACCGCGTGGGACTGAGATCGGACGTCGAATAAAGAGCTGGAATAATCTATTAGACAGTACGGTTACCGTCGACACATTGCCGTCATATCCATATCTGTATCAAGGATCCAAACAGATGAATCAAGAAGAATTCCGTCAACCATTAGCTACTAAACATCACATTAACATAAATCGACATCAAGAAAATCGAACCGGCAAGATGAATTGGAACGCgcgaaaaagatatttctgcgATGAACCGA GGAAGGAGTACGCCCGCATTGTTTACCAAGCAATTGATGGTGGTAATTTGTTCACCTATGAAAACATCAAGACGATGTGTGCAATCGAGAAGGATGAGATACTTGGTCGACGAGAATTCACCAACATTTGTACAAGGGGTCTCAAAGCGAAATGCTGCGCGAGCTGGTCATTAGGAAACTACGTCGCCATGCTGAGTAATAAGTCAACTTGCGATGACATCACCGCACTCGATGTCGGACATACTTTACAGCGCGTACAAAAATGCAGCGCGTTCTATTTCAACTTCACGCTGGAGTCGGACTGTTGGTCGTGGGAGGACAGTTATTTGCAGAACATTTTGCGCTCGAAACAACAACGGCGCAAAAAGTGTCAGAAAATACCGTTAGAGTGTTGGCAGTACAACGCCGTCTACGAAATCCTTCACTATTTGACCGACGTCGATTTTATGCAAAAAGGAACGGAGTCGTTCTTTCCTCATCTTTCCTATGCGATCACATTCCTGCCCATAGCCGTGGGTACTGCTACTATACCCTTGTACAAAGAAATTTCAAACTCCGATCTACAAAACGGTAACATAAAAGTCATAGCCATTCAGTTCGACATAAAATACGCGTTATTCGACGATTTTCTAAAAGACGATACGTTATGGATCGGAGTTGCGTTGACGATCATACTTATTTGTATATGGTTGTATACGACATCTTTATTCATAACGATAATGACAGTCAGCGTTGTCGTATTATCTCTGAAAATCGCTTACTTTTTATACACGATGGTATTTGAGATCAAGTTCTTCCCCTTTATGAATCTCTTAACTATAGTGATAGCTATCGGCATCGGTGCCGATGACGTATTTATATATTGCAAAATATGGTGCCTTGCGAAATCCGAAAAAAACAATGGAACGCTGGATAAGATTATTTCCGATACATTGAAACATGCAACACTGTCAATGTTTGTGACAACGTTTACCACTGCTGCGGCATTTTATGTAAATTACATCAGTAACATAACGGCGATTCGCTGTTTTGCTATTTATGCAGGTACGACAGTTTTAGCGAACTTCCTTTTGATGGTCACGTGGATCCCTGCATCAATAGTGATACAGGAGAAATGGTGTTCGTGTTGTTACAGCCCAAATAGGCAAAACCACAGCTGTTGGTATACCGTATGTCATTGGCCGTATGAACTGTATGATAGGGTTGCGGATTGGTCTCGAATATTCTTTGAGAAATTGCTACCGTGTATCGTGATTAAGGCGCGTTATCTGTGGCTCGCCCTGTTCGGCTGTATGGGTATTTGTGGTATCGTATTCATACTTCGATATCCGGGTATGAAACTTCCTACGAGCAGGGAATTTCAAGTATTTTCCAGAGATCACCCGTTCGAAGTTTACGACTACGACATTCGCGACAAGTTCTGGTTCGAAAAAGCTGCCGGAACAAATGTCCCGATGATGCCATTGACAGCGATCTGGGGAGTAAAAGCCATCGATAATGGGAACATGCTCGATCCGACGAGTAGCGGAACTTTGGTACTCGACAACACATTCGACATCTCGGCGAAAGAGTCTCAAATATGGCTATTGAAATTTTGCAGAAAATTACGACGTCATAAATACTACAAAAATTCCCCGGGTTTAGAATTAACGAATTGTTTCATAGAACAGTTCAAACAGATGTTTATGGAACGCCCGTGTAAAGATAGTAATGGTCACGTATATGAACCGTGTTGTGATAAGTATAAATTTCCATATCCCGAAGAAGTATTCCGAGAATGTGTCCGCCAGTACACTCCAGAAGTAAGCCGATTACCGTTCGTTTATAACAAAATGGCCGGACCTCGATATTCGAAAGACAGCGGAAAAATCGTAGCTCTCATAGTTGAGTTTAACAGTCAAATTCCTTTCACTAATTCGTACTTAACTATGGAGGAATTCTACCAAACAATGAACTCGTGGACTGAGAAAGAAATGTTGTCCGCGCCaccagaatttaaaaatggctGGTTTATAAGCGAACTTAAATTCTATGACCTTCAAAATACAATTGCGAGTGGAACTCCGGTAGCGATTGGAGTCGCAATAACAGTATCACttgtaatgatattttttactaCACTTAATCTGCTCATTAGTCTTTATGCCTTACTGACAATTGTTGTGACAATCTCTATAACGGTGGGATCATTAGTCCTTCTAGGTTGGCAGCTCGGGGTACTCGAATCAACTACAATTTCCATAGCCGTTGGTTTATCCATAGATTTTACTCTACACTATGGTGTAGCATATCGTTTGTCACCGGACTTGGACCGAGAAACCCGTGTCGTGTGTTCCATAGAACGCATGGGTAGCGCGATAGCAATGGCGGCAGTAACTACATTCCTAGCCGGTGCTTTAATGATGCCTTCAACAATTCTAGCCTATAGACATATAGGCACATTTATTATGATTGTGATGACCAGTAGTTGGTTTTGCTCAACATTCTTCTTTCAGTCGTTGTTGCGTGTAATAGGACCGCAGGGATCTTTCGGTCAATTTCACTGGCCGTCGTCTGATTGTTGTTCGTCTAACCGTGAACACGTCGATAAGACTGTATACGCATTGTCTGAGTCGACGATGTCAACATCGAGCACTAATCACGCTACAAACAGTAGCGAAACTCACGAACTGGAACCTCTTACGAACATCAAAGGTTCGCGTCTTGAtcagaaaaacaaatttccgCGTAGATTTAGCCGAGAATTACAGCGCCGACTGAGTAGCGCGTCTTTAGGCTCAAACCGGAGAGATTCAAACATTCAAGAGCCTCCGAAAATGACTCGTCCGATACAATACGTGTCGTATAATCCACCGGTCGATAACCCTGTTAAAGAGGAAATTCCCTCGACATCCGTGAAACCTCAGAACGACAATAATGATAACAGCGATGAAATCTGGGTCAGACGTACTGATATACCAGTCAATGTTGATGTTATCATCTAA